In Nodosilinea sp. PGN35, one DNA window encodes the following:
- a CDS encoding glycosyltransferase family 4 protein: MRIAYVCADPGIPVFGHKGCSIHVQEVIRALQRQGATVELFAVRWGGDPPADLANVPRHPLPAVPKGDLAQRERAALSTNADLRTELALAAPFDLIYERYSLWSYSAMEFAQAEGIPGLLEVNAPLIEEQVQHRGLVHGDLAAQVAQRVFGAAQAIVAVSEEVKQYLTRWVEGDRVTVIPNGVNHRRFCDRPSLVKSSNSFTVGFVGSLKPWHGLTHLTNAFDLLHQRVPQARLLVVGDGPEREALEAELAERQLASSARLTGAVPPEQIPALLGQMDVAVAPYPASADFYFSPLKVVEYMAAGLPVVVSDIGQLRHLVVNNVTGLLHPPGDDRALALALEDLRSSPGRRRSLGRAARQHILAHHTWDAVAEKILAIAQPQPVAHPQPVGCIRAAMHRP; the protein is encoded by the coding sequence ATGCGTATTGCCTACGTCTGTGCCGACCCCGGCATTCCCGTCTTTGGCCACAAGGGCTGCTCTATTCATGTGCAGGAGGTGATTCGCGCCCTGCAACGGCAGGGGGCCACGGTGGAGCTGTTTGCCGTGCGCTGGGGCGGCGACCCGCCAGCGGATTTAGCCAATGTCCCCCGGCATCCGCTGCCTGCGGTGCCCAAGGGCGACCTGGCTCAGCGCGAACGGGCTGCCCTATCCACCAATGCCGACCTGCGGACTGAACTAGCGCTGGCAGCTCCCTTTGATTTGATTTACGAGCGCTACTCCCTGTGGAGCTATAGCGCCATGGAGTTTGCCCAGGCCGAGGGCATTCCCGGTCTGCTGGAGGTAAATGCGCCTTTGATTGAGGAGCAGGTTCAGCATCGAGGGCTGGTGCATGGCGATCTGGCGGCACAGGTGGCCCAGCGGGTTTTTGGGGCGGCGCAGGCGATCGTGGCTGTATCTGAGGAGGTGAAGCAGTACCTCACCCGGTGGGTCGAGGGCGATCGGGTGACGGTGATTCCCAACGGGGTCAACCACAGGCGGTTTTGCGATCGCCCGTCCCTGGTCAAATCCTCTAACTCGTTCACGGTCGGGTTTGTCGGTTCTCTCAAGCCCTGGCACGGTCTGACGCACCTGACCAACGCCTTTGACTTGCTCCATCAACGGGTGCCCCAGGCGCGGCTGCTGGTGGTTGGCGATGGGCCAGAGCGAGAGGCGCTGGAGGCAGAGCTAGCTGAGCGTCAGCTGGCGTCAAGCGCCCGCCTGACGGGTGCGGTGCCCCCTGAGCAGATTCCCGCCCTGCTGGGGCAGATGGATGTGGCGGTGGCTCCCTACCCGGCCAGCGCCGACTTTTATTTCTCCCCCCTCAAGGTGGTGGAATATATGGCGGCGGGGCTGCCGGTGGTGGTGAGCGACATTGGTCAGCTGCGGCATTTAGTCGTCAACAATGTCACCGGGCTGCTCCATCCCCCTGGGGATGACAGGGCTCTGGCTCTGGCCCTAGAAGATCTGCGGAGTTCGCCCGGTCGGCGGCGCTCCCTGGGTCGGGCGGCCCGGCAGCACATTCTGGCACACCACACCTGGGATGCGGTGGCTGAGAAAATTTTGGCGATCGCTCAACCCCAACCCGTCGCCCACCCCCAACCCGTAGGGTGCATCCGCGCAGCGATGCACCGCCCCTGA
- a CDS encoding phosphotransferase family protein — protein MSLDPQIPWLENALNPTTATVQLQSAIPSLKQVTAATLVRHKVGRRALVQYDAETTTGPLALLGKIRAKGTDRTSYQIQQALWHNGWSAHSPDGFSTPEPLGRVPDWHMILQRRVPGVPLTQRLAHPEGLALMPPVAALAHKLHRTPLPTPKTHTLADELKILHDRLPLVIEHHPHWAARIDRVLEGCDRLASQFSHHPDPGQTRGSAPTPPKSKIQNPKFTPLSLIHRDFYPDQILVDADRLWLVDLDLCCQGSPAVDIGNFIAHITEQSLRELGDAAALRDRELTLQTAYLSHNSAPGSGATMAITAREIDLYTVLTLVRHIHISTRISSRRPYTEALLSLGETRLATMLEQ, from the coding sequence ATGTCCCTCGACCCCCAAATCCCGTGGTTAGAAAACGCCCTGAACCCGACTACAGCTACCGTTCAACTCCAGAGCGCGATTCCTAGCCTTAAGCAGGTCACAGCAGCGACCCTGGTGCGCCACAAAGTCGGTCGCCGCGCCCTGGTGCAGTATGACGCCGAGACCACCACCGGCCCCCTCGCCCTGCTGGGCAAGATTCGCGCCAAGGGCACCGATCGCACCAGCTACCAGATCCAGCAGGCCCTCTGGCACAACGGCTGGTCTGCCCACAGCCCCGATGGCTTTTCAACCCCAGAACCCCTGGGGCGGGTGCCCGACTGGCACATGATTTTGCAGCGACGGGTACCGGGAGTTCCCCTGACCCAGCGGCTAGCCCATCCCGAGGGTCTGGCCCTGATGCCCCCTGTCGCCGCCCTGGCCCACAAGCTGCACCGCACCCCCCTGCCCACCCCCAAAACCCACACCCTGGCCGACGAGCTAAAAATCCTCCACGACCGCCTGCCCCTGGTGATTGAACACCACCCCCACTGGGCCGCGCGGATCGATCGGGTACTGGAGGGGTGCGATCGCCTCGCCAGCCAATTTTCCCATCACCCCGATCCAGGGCAGACACGTGGGTCTGCCCCTACCCCGCCAAAATCCAAAATCCAAAATCCAAAATTCACTCCCCTCTCCCTCATTCACCGCGACTTCTACCCCGACCAAATCCTCGTCGATGCCGATCGCCTCTGGCTGGTGGATCTCGACCTCTGCTGCCAGGGCTCCCCAGCGGTGGATATTGGCAACTTTATTGCCCACATCACCGAGCAAAGCCTGCGAGAGCTGGGGGATGCGGCGGCGCTGCGCGATCGCGAATTGACCCTGCAAACGGCCTACCTCAGCCACAATTCTGCCCCTGGCAGCGGCGCAACGATGGCGATCACCGCTCGCGAAATCGATCTCTACACCGTGCTCACCCTGGTGCGGCACATTCACATCAGCACCCGAATTTCCAGCCGTCGGCCCTACACGGAGGCGCTGCTGAGCCTGGGCGAAACTCGCCTGGCCACCATGCTAGAACAGTAG
- a CDS encoding ABC transporter ATP-binding protein, whose product MDRTSSLTQAVPGLWQFGRYFWPLIRPQWPLLTVSGLALLADVGLRVLEPWPMKVIFDYVLVPARGDNPARLAPLETWDPALLLVAAVVAIVALTGLRAVATYWNTVSLAIASSQVMAQVRNRLYRHLQRLSLGYHSQARSGDLIVRVSGDASRMQEVLITAALPLVSSLLTLGGMVVVMIWLDWRLALLSTVTFPLFWLAATRFSKRIRRASLQQRQREGAVAATAAESLAAIKLVQALSLENAFADVFAEQNQRSLDDVVETKRLAAHLERTVDVVIALGTALVLWAGAQLVIRDALSPGDVLVFLSYLKNAFKPVQNFAKYTGRLAKAAASGERILNVMETEPEVRDRPHARPAPIFRGALRLEDLWFAYEPGQPVLKGINLAVQPGQQVAVVGPSGSGKSTLMSLLLRLYDPTAGRVLLDGHDLRDFTLDSLRPQISVVLQESLLFAATLRENIAYGVARASQSEIEAAARLANAHDFITALPQGYDTPVGERGATLSGGQRQRIAIARAALRPAPVLILDEPTTGLDSANEQAVVAALQRLAQGRTTFLITHDLALATQADQVIYLEQGQVVEQGSHSELLARNGPYATLFAMQSALREAPLPLPQP is encoded by the coding sequence ATGGATCGCACTTCCTCTCTCACCCAAGCTGTGCCCGGCCTCTGGCAGTTTGGCCGCTATTTTTGGCCGCTGATTCGGCCCCAGTGGCCGCTGCTGACGGTCTCTGGGCTGGCTCTGTTGGCCGATGTGGGGCTGCGGGTGCTTGAGCCCTGGCCGATGAAGGTGATTTTTGACTACGTGCTGGTACCTGCGCGGGGGGACAATCCTGCCCGGTTGGCTCCCCTGGAGACCTGGGATCCGGCGTTGCTACTGGTGGCGGCGGTGGTGGCGATCGTGGCGCTGACCGGGCTGCGGGCGGTGGCGACCTATTGGAATACGGTGAGTTTGGCGATCGCCAGCAGCCAAGTCATGGCCCAGGTGCGAAACCGGCTCTACCGCCACCTCCAGCGGCTCTCCCTGGGCTACCACAGCCAGGCCCGCAGCGGCGACCTGATTGTGCGGGTCAGCGGCGACGCCAGCCGCATGCAGGAGGTGCTGATCACCGCTGCGCTGCCCCTGGTGTCGAGCCTGCTGACCCTGGGGGGCATGGTGGTGGTGATGATCTGGCTCGACTGGCGGCTGGCCCTGCTCTCGACGGTGACCTTTCCGCTGTTTTGGCTGGCGGCGACCCGGTTCAGTAAACGCATTCGCCGGGCCTCGCTGCAGCAGCGCCAGCGGGAGGGGGCGGTGGCGGCCACGGCGGCGGAGTCGCTGGCGGCGATTAAGCTGGTGCAGGCGCTGTCGCTGGAGAATGCCTTTGCCGATGTCTTTGCCGAGCAAAACCAGCGCAGCCTGGATGACGTGGTCGAGACCAAGCGCCTGGCCGCCCACCTGGAGCGCACAGTGGATGTGGTGATTGCCCTGGGTACCGCCCTGGTGCTGTGGGCGGGGGCGCAGCTGGTAATTCGCGACGCTCTGTCGCCGGGGGATGTGCTGGTGTTTTTGAGCTACCTCAAGAACGCCTTTAAGCCGGTGCAGAACTTTGCCAAGTACACTGGGCGACTGGCCAAAGCCGCCGCCTCGGGGGAGCGGATTTTGAACGTGATGGAAACCGAGCCGGAGGTGCGCGATCGCCCCCACGCTCGCCCTGCCCCCATCTTTAGAGGTGCCCTGCGCCTGGAAGATCTCTGGTTTGCCTACGAACCGGGCCAGCCCGTGCTCAAAGGCATCAACCTTGCTGTGCAGCCGGGGCAGCAGGTCGCTGTGGTCGGCCCCTCCGGCAGCGGCAAGTCTACCCTGATGAGTCTGCTGCTGCGCCTCTACGACCCCACCGCCGGGCGCGTGCTACTCGACGGCCACGACCTGCGCGATTTCACCCTCGACAGCCTGCGACCCCAGATCAGCGTGGTGCTGCAAGAGAGCCTGCTGTTTGCCGCCACCCTGCGCGAAAACATCGCCTACGGCGTAGCCAGGGCCAGCCAAAGCGAAATCGAAGCCGCCGCCCGCCTGGCCAATGCCCACGACTTTATCACCGCCCTGCCCCAGGGCTACGACACCCCCGTAGGCGAGCGGGGAGCCACCCTGTCGGGGGGGCAGCGGCAACGGATTGCGATCGCCCGCGCCGCCCTGCGCCCTGCGCCCGTCCTGATTTTGGATGAACCCACCACCGGTCTGGACAGCGCCAACGAGCAGGCCGTCGTCGCCGCCCTCCAGCGGCTGGCCCAGGGACGTACCACCTTTCTCATTACCCACGATCTCGCCCTCGCCACCCAGGCCGATCAGGTGATTTATCTGGAGCAGGGCCAGGTAGTCGAACAGGGCAGCCACAGCGAACTCCTGGCCCGCAATGGCCCCTACGCCACCCTGTTTGCCATGCAGTCGGCCCTGCGCGAAGCCCCTCTCCCTTTACCCCAACCCTAA